Genomic segment of Sulfitobacter faviae:
GGCGTGGGCTGGGTGCTCTACCCGCCGCTTTCGGTCCGCGAAGCGGGCATGTCGATGGACTTCGCGATCTTCGCGGTGCACGTCTCCGGCGCTTCCTCGATCCTCGGCGCGATCAACATGATCACCACCTTCCTGAACATGCGTGCCCCCGGCATGACCCTGTTCAAAGTGCCGCTCTTCGCTTGGTCGATCTTCGTTACAAGCTGGCTGATCCTCCTGTCCCTGCCGGTTTTGGCGGGCGCGATCACCATGCTCTTGATGGACCGCAACTTCGGCTTCGCCTTCTTCGACCCCGCAGGCGGTGGTGACCCGATCCTCTACCAGCACATCCTGTGGTTCTTCGGCCACCCCGAAGTCTACATCATCATCCTGCCGGGCTTCGGCATCATCTCCCACGTCATCGCGACCTTCTCGCGCAAACCGGTCTTCGGCTACCTGCCGATGGTCTGGGCGATCATCGCGATCGGCGCATTGGGCTTCGTCGTCTGGGCGCACCACATGTACACCGTGGGCATGACCCTGAACCAGCAGGCCTACTTCATGCTGGCCACCATGGTCATCGCGGTGCCAACGGGGGTGAAGGTCTTCAGCTGGATCGCCACCATGTGGGGCGGCTCCATCGAGTTCAAAACCCCGATGCTCTGGGCCTTCGGCTTCCTGTTCCTCTTCACCGTCGGTGGCGTCACCGGCATCGTGCTGAGCCAGGCCGCCGTGGACCGCGCCTACCATGACACCTACTACGTCGTGGCGCACTTCCACTACGTGATGTCGCTCGGCGCCGTCTTCGCCATCTTCGCGGGCATCTACTTCTACCTGCCCAAGATGACGGGCCGCATGTACCCTGAATGGGCCGGCAAGCTGCACTTCTGGGCGATGTTCATCGGTGCAAACCTGACCTTCTTCCCGCAGCACTTCCTGGGCCGTCAGGGCATGCCGCGCCGCTACATCGACTACCCTGAGGCATTCGCCTACTGGAACCAGTGGTCCTCGATCGGCGCCTTCCTCAGCTTTGCCTCCTTCCTCTTCTTCTTCGGGG
This window contains:
- the ctaD gene encoding cytochrome c oxidase subunit I, coding for MADAAIHGQDHHDDRGFFTRWFMSTNHKDIGILYLIVSALVGLISVAFTVYMRLELMDPGVQYMCMEGARFIADSSAACTPNGHLWNVLITGHGILMMFFVVIPALFGGFGNYFMPLQIGAPDMAFPRMNNLSFWLYVAGTTLAVCSLLTPGGNGQLGSGVGWVLYPPLSVREAGMSMDFAIFAVHVSGASSILGAINMITTFLNMRAPGMTLFKVPLFAWSIFVTSWLILLSLPVLAGAITMLLMDRNFGFAFFDPAGGGDPILYQHILWFFGHPEVYIIILPGFGIISHVIATFSRKPVFGYLPMVWAIIAIGALGFVVWAHHMYTVGMTLNQQAYFMLATMVIAVPTGVKVFSWIATMWGGSIEFKTPMLWAFGFLFLFTVGGVTGIVLSQAAVDRAYHDTYYVVAHFHYVMSLGAVFAIFAGIYFYLPKMTGRMYPEWAGKLHFWAMFIGANLTFFPQHFLGRQGMPRRYIDYPEAFAYWNQWSSIGAFLSFASFLFFFGVMAYTLTRGARSTANNPWNEFADTLEWTLPSPPPEHTFEQLPKQEDWDKQHSH